The Actinomycetota bacterium DNA window GAACGGCTTGACGGGCATCCGCCGACCCGAGGCCGTCAGCGAGTGGTGGAAGTTCTACTTCTTCGCTGCAGCCACCTACGGCCTCTGCCTGCTCGGCCTCGCCGTCCTGTCCCGGTCGCCGTTCGGGCTGATGCTTCGGGGGATCCGCGAGAGCCCGACCCGGATGACCAGCCTCGGCTACTCCGTGACGGCCGTGAAGTTCACAGCCGTCGTGGTCTCGGGCACCTTCGCCGGGTGCGCCGGGGTCCTGCTGGCCTGGAACTCGGAGTTCATGAGCCCGTCGGCGGCCTCGTTCTCGCGGTCGGCGCTGGCGGTGGTGATGGTGATCGTGGGAGGGACCGGGACCCTGCTCGGTCCGCTCGTCGGCGCCGGGATCGTGGTGGCGGCGGAGTACTGGCTCAGCTCCTACGTCGAGCGCTGGCAGACGGTCCTGGGGGTGGTGCTCATCCTGGTCGTGCTGTTCGCGCCCCGCGGGATCGTCGGCGGGTGGAAAGACCTGGCACGGAAGTTCACACATCGGCCTTGAGAGGAGAGGTCATGATCCCAAGCAGAGGGAGAGGTCGGCAGCGGACCGCCCGCGTCCTGCT harbors:
- a CDS encoding branched-chain amino acid ABC transporter permease, with protein sequence MSTARWAKVAALAAGIGGVVAAPYVLPSYVVSLLTLVFISALLAGSVNLLAGLAGLVSIGHAGIAAAAAYGVAWAAVHDLGLAAELGIAAALTLAVSVVYALTTMRTAGIVFLMITLALGITVFGLALKLSSITGGQNGLTGIRRPEAVSEWWKFYFFAAATYGLCLLGLAVLSRSPFGLMLRGIRESPTRMTSLGYSVTAVKFTAVVVSGTFAGCAGVLLAWNSEFMSPSAASFSRSALAVVMVIVGGTGTLLGPLVGAGIVVAAEYWLSSYVERWQTVLGVVLILVVLFAPRGIVGGWKDLARKFTHRP